From Halococcus saccharolyticus DSM 5350, a single genomic window includes:
- a CDS encoding proton-conducting transporter transmembrane domain-containing protein, giving the protein EFALRADPLGILFALLASLLWLVTSFYSIGYMRGLSEHHQTRYFAAFAGSVSAAIGVAFAANLLVLFVFYELLTVATYPLVAHDETAEARAAGRKYLAYTFGGGVAVLAGALLVFWATGTTAFTPGGIAALASADPVVARAAFGLLAAGFGVKAALMPLHSWLPDAMVAPTPVSGLLHAVAVVKSGVFGIARVILDVYGPDLAASLGVGIALAAVATFTLVVASVIALRQDNLKRRLAFSTVSQLSYIVLGLAVLNPLSLVGGLLHIPAHAFMKLTLFFCAGAIHVETHTDDISNMAGIGRRMPLTMVAFGVASLGMAGIPLVAGFVSKYFLLIGTISAGDIVFTAALLVSGVLNIAYFWPVVYTAFFESPGTADEKPVVENSLGGWFGGHDTATDGGERQTDPQPDTNSAPAEAERDDHGYAETHEGQGAADDREAAEHIRPEHGDDAALAWEHRRWNGEESTWFMLGPILFAMTGSIVLGVVPDTAVFLQIVRLIVENVTGVVV; this is encoded by the coding sequence GGAGTTCGCTCTCAGAGCCGATCCGCTCGGTATCCTCTTCGCACTGCTGGCAAGTCTGCTGTGGCTCGTGACGAGCTTTTACAGCATCGGCTACATGCGTGGGTTGTCCGAACACCACCAGACCCGGTACTTCGCGGCGTTCGCGGGCAGTGTCTCCGCAGCGATCGGGGTCGCGTTCGCTGCCAACCTCCTCGTTCTCTTCGTCTTCTACGAGTTGCTCACGGTGGCGACCTACCCGCTCGTCGCACACGACGAGACCGCCGAGGCACGAGCAGCCGGTCGGAAGTATCTCGCGTACACCTTCGGGGGCGGCGTCGCGGTGCTTGCCGGAGCGCTACTGGTGTTCTGGGCCACCGGAACCACGGCGTTCACACCCGGGGGCATCGCCGCCCTCGCTAGTGCCGATCCGGTGGTGGCTCGCGCCGCGTTCGGTCTCCTGGCCGCGGGATTCGGCGTGAAAGCTGCGCTCATGCCGCTCCACTCGTGGCTCCCCGACGCGATGGTCGCCCCGACGCCCGTCTCGGGACTCCTGCACGCGGTTGCAGTCGTCAAATCGGGCGTGTTCGGCATCGCACGCGTCATCCTCGACGTGTACGGTCCCGACCTGGCCGCTAGCCTCGGCGTGGGAATCGCACTGGCAGCCGTCGCCACGTTCACACTCGTCGTCGCGAGCGTCATCGCACTCCGCCAGGACAACCTCAAGCGGCGGCTCGCGTTTTCGACGGTGAGTCAACTGTCCTACATCGTCCTCGGGTTGGCTGTCCTCAACCCGTTGTCGCTCGTTGGCGGCCTCCTGCACATCCCGGCACACGCGTTCATGAAACTCACCCTGTTCTTCTGCGCGGGGGCGATCCACGTCGAGACCCACACAGACGACATCAGCAACATGGCCGGTATCGGGCGGCGGATGCCGCTGACGATGGTCGCCTTCGGCGTGGCGTCGCTGGGAATGGCAGGCATTCCACTGGTTGCCGGATTCGTCAGCAAGTACTTCTTGCTCATCGGAACCATCTCGGCCGGGGACATCGTGTTCACGGCTGCGTTGCTCGTTTCGGGTGTTCTCAACATCGCGTACTTCTGGCCCGTCGTCTACACCGCGTTCTTCGAGTCTCCGGGAACAGCCGACGAGAAGCCCGTCGTTGAGAACAGCCTCGGCGGCTGGTTCGGCGGACACGACACCGCTACGGACGGCGGGGAGAGACAGACCGACCCCCAGCCCGACACCAACAGTGCTCCTGCAGAGGCCGAACGCGACGACCACGGCTACGCGGAGACACACGAGGGACAGGGCGCTGCGGACGACAGGGAGGCCGCCGAACACATCCGCCCCGAACACGGCGACGACGCCGCTCTGGCGTGGGAACACCGTCGCTGGAACGGCGAAGAGTCGACGTGGTTCATGCTGGGGCCGATTCTGTTTGCGATGACCGGTTCGATAGTCCTCGGTGTCGTCCCCGATACCGCCGTCTTCCTGCAGATCGTGCGCCTGATCGTCGAGAACGTGACGGGGGTGGTCGTCTGA
- a CDS encoding Na(+)/H(+) antiporter subunit D, with protein sequence MVDPVVPPFVPVLLAAAVLPFLGRRAGHVLGIIATGVVVPYVWLTAGGQHLQVLLFGFEAVLYNVDPFSTLMGLIFGFIGAVAVLYSWYTEASSLQTALALSYVGTSLGAVFGGDWLTLIFFWELMAVTSTLLVWHYGGRAVRAGFRYALLHGLGGTLLLGAVVWHYVEVGSFLFSAAPGGMAGGVAPVLAAVGIGVNVGFIGLHAWLPDTYPRPHVAASIFLCVFTTKTGVYGMYRAFPDGNVAIAYMGGLMAVFGATYALFQNDMRRLLSYHIQSQVGYMVAGVGIGTALGQAGAMAHVFNHILYKALLFMTAGVVIYRTGKESLKKLGGLGREMPVTAAAFTVAALSIAGFPLFNGFVSKGIIISASHYDFPAGPVALGDFHTLEVLLLLGGVGTFLSFIKFGYYAFFHGEYDDSVADANRGQTVAMVSLAVLCIFYGIFDGALFALLPFDVTDASVVSNVYVTYTVDHVVEGVVLAAIGLVGFVLIKKPLSSISHVPDIDSLYNPAALYGTRAIVVGITELYAVVDRTAATATGLVGDILRDPEAVLERFTGRDSIQLRVDIGTSVALVTLVIVGVLVLMFA encoded by the coding sequence ATGGTCGACCCCGTCGTCCCGCCGTTCGTGCCGGTCCTGTTGGCTGCTGCGGTGCTCCCGTTCCTCGGGCGGCGCGCCGGTCACGTGCTGGGTATCATCGCCACGGGCGTCGTCGTGCCGTACGTCTGGCTGACAGCCGGCGGTCAGCACCTCCAGGTGCTGCTGTTCGGATTCGAGGCAGTGCTGTACAACGTCGATCCGTTCTCGACGTTGATGGGGCTGATCTTCGGGTTCATCGGCGCAGTGGCCGTCCTCTACTCGTGGTACACCGAGGCGTCGTCACTCCAGACCGCGTTGGCACTCTCGTACGTCGGGACGAGTCTCGGTGCCGTCTTTGGCGGCGACTGGCTGACGTTGATCTTCTTCTGGGAGCTCATGGCGGTCACCAGCACGCTGCTCGTCTGGCACTACGGCGGCCGAGCGGTGCGTGCAGGATTTAGATACGCGCTGTTGCACGGTCTCGGTGGGACGCTCCTGCTGGGCGCTGTCGTCTGGCACTACGTGGAGGTCGGCTCGTTCCTGTTCTCGGCCGCGCCGGGCGGGATGGCCGGGGGGGTCGCCCCCGTCCTCGCTGCGGTCGGCATCGGGGTCAACGTCGGGTTCATCGGTCTTCACGCGTGGCTCCCGGACACGTATCCGCGCCCACACGTCGCCGCGAGCATCTTCCTGTGCGTGTTCACGACGAAGACCGGGGTCTACGGGATGTACCGCGCCTTCCCCGACGGCAACGTCGCCATCGCCTACATGGGTGGGCTGATGGCCGTCTTCGGCGCGACCTACGCGCTCTTCCAGAACGACATGCGCCGTCTCCTGTCGTATCACATCCAGTCACAGGTCGGCTACATGGTCGCCGGCGTCGGCATCGGGACGGCACTCGGTCAGGCCGGTGCGATGGCTCACGTTTTCAACCACATCCTCTACAAGGCGCTGCTGTTCATGACCGCCGGCGTCGTCATCTACCGGACCGGCAAGGAGAGTCTGAAGAAACTCGGCGGGCTCGGTCGCGAGATGCCCGTGACGGCAGCCGCGTTCACCGTCGCTGCACTCTCTATCGCGGGGTTCCCGCTCTTCAATGGCTTCGTCAGCAAGGGAATCATCATCTCGGCGAGCCACTACGACTTCCCAGCGGGTCCCGTCGCACTCGGTGACTTCCACACTCTAGAGGTGTTGTTGCTCCTCGGCGGTGTCGGTACCTTCCTCTCGTTCATCAAGTTCGGCTACTACGCGTTCTTCCACGGCGAGTACGACGATAGTGTCGCCGACGCCAACCGTGGCCAGACCGTCGCGATGGTCTCACTCGCCGTGCTCTGTATCTTCTACGGCATCTTCGACGGTGCACTGTTCGCCTTGCTCCCCTTCGACGTGACCGACGCGTCCGTCGTCTCGAACGTGTACGTGACCTACACGGTCGATCACGTCGTGGAGGGAGTGGTGCTCGCCGCAATCGGTCTCGTCGGCTTCGTGCTCATCAAGAAGCCACTGTCGTCGATCAGTCACGTTCCCGACATCGACAGTCTGTACAACCCGGCGGCGCTGTACGGGACGCGTGCGATCGTCGTCGGCATTACGGAGTTGTACGCCGTCGTTGACCGGACGGCTGCGACAGCAACAGGTCTCGTCGGCGACATACTGAGAGATCCAGAAGCAGTCCTAGAACGATTCACGGGGCGAGATAGTATCCAGCTGAGAGTGGATATTGGCACGAGCGTTGCGCTTGTGACGCTCGTTATCGTCGGTGTCCTCGTACTGATGTTCGCCTGA